A single genomic interval of Brevinematia bacterium harbors:
- the thpR gene encoding RNA 2',3'-cyclic phosphodiesterase: MDRLFVAIDLPVEIKRDFVVILDELRSANGKTVPIENIHLTVKFIGETNKTKDIINTLSAIRFRSFSLSVEGVGLFGSVYHPKVFWVGVVKNESLESLFLVLEEELSKVGIAKENREFSPHITLARFKAKPDIRRLESVLKTYGSRKFGSFDVKGVTLYKSELAHPNPKYFPLKFFQLEGA, from the coding sequence ATGGATAGATTGTTTGTTGCTATTGACCTTCCGGTGGAAATAAAGAGAGATTTTGTTGTGATTTTAGATGAGCTTAGATCTGCTAACGGTAAAACTGTGCCTATTGAGAATATTCACTTGACTGTGAAGTTCATAGGAGAAACGAACAAAACGAAGGACATTATTAATACTCTTAGTGCTATTAGGTTTCGGAGTTTTTCGCTATCGGTAGAAGGAGTAGGGTTATTTGGTAGCGTTTACCATCCTAAAGTATTTTGGGTAGGTGTTGTGAAAAATGAAAGTTTGGAGTCTCTTTTTCTGGTTTTGGAGGAGGAGTTATCAAAGGTAGGGATAGCGAAAGAGAATAGAGAGTTTTCACCTCACATAACTTTGGCAAGGTTTAAGGCTAAACCTGATATAAGAAGACTTGAGAGTGTTTTGAAAACTTATGGTTCTAGAAAATTTGGTTCGTTTGATGTTAAAGGAGTTACTCTTTACAAAAGTGAACTTGCTCACCCTAATCCGAAATACTTTCCACTCAAATTTTTCCAACTGGAGGGTGCTTAA